Below is a genomic region from Vanessa tameamea isolate UH-Manoa-2023 chromosome 14, ilVanTame1 primary haplotype, whole genome shotgun sequence.
TACTTTAGGAGTTAAAAAGCGGCTCATGTTCAAAGTAGgcgattaaatatattgtgagaagaatatacaatattacatatctaatattatattacaaatattaaattcttttcGATGATTTTTgagtaaataagattttaatagtaaatattataggttgcgctttaacttttttttaacgattAGCAGAAAAATATTCagtcaaattaaaaatcgtATAACAACCAACAAAACTAgagttaaatattatcaatatttattgtatttgtataaattatatttattcattcacataagaaattttaataaagcatattaGATTGAATCGTCTATGAAggtcattttgttaaattagCTTACcctatgcaaatatatattatgtaagatatattatattatgaatcgTTTATTGACGTACCTCGATCCGCTTTTAGTAGTGTCGGAACTTTCAGCTGGACTCCAGTCGCCAACCTGCCGAAGGTACTCCTCACTACTGCTAGCTATCGACTCGGCCAACTCACGTTCTCGTATCTGTGAACGTAAACGATATTCGTTTTTGTtactttagatataatatactgAAATGTAATATCGATAGTGTGGTACATTTTAAACGAGGTATAATAAATTGagaatcaaatattttgataaattttaccTTGTTCTTTTCAGCCATTAGATAGTTCTGATCTATCCTGAGCCACAGCAGTTCGTTGGCTAGGTCTTCTGCTGTAATTTTGTTTGGCCAGGCGACTATGCCTTGTGGATATTTGTTGGAGTTTACATTCCAGCTGTCATCTGGTGATGACTCGTTTGTTTCTTGACTAATcaaactgaaataataatagttagataaaattgtttttacctCAAAGTTATTCAAATTGTATTCaaaggtttaattaaataaaaaaaaatactatttaactttgtgtaatataaaatggtAACTGTTATGTTAACtcacattataaaaattaaataattttcttaacattATTTAGATCACAGCTTTATAAGATACATTCCACACTATTCATATTGGCTTTGACATTAcaagtttcattattattaattacatcagTTAAAAACCAAGCAtggcttatttttaaaagataggtattttctaatatataatatgtttgggAGTTCTATTATTTCAATTCGAATAAGGAGTATTagctttaattatttctaacctTGGATTTGATTGTTTAAGCGGTAGTTCTGTTATGTTTTGTGTTTTGGAAACTCTTCTTTTGTTGTACGTCTGCGCGCTGGAGCTCTCCAATATATTGTCTCGTTTTTTCTCTAAACTGTAAATGAGAATAATTCaaagacaaatttaaaatgaaatataactaaaaaaaatatatatataatattatttaacacacaatatttttaattaattttacctcGCTAATGGCAGTGATTGGGTAGCTCGCAGCTGTCTCGTTTTTTCCGCCTCCTCCTGTATAAGCATGTTCCTGTAAAAAAATTCACTAACGTTACACAACATGCGGGTATATCATATGAAGATTCGTATTATATTCTGTATTCACAAAGGCAAGCACAATACAATGGGCACTCACAACTGTATGTCAATAATATTCTTCAATTGCTCAATACTGGGCGGCCGCTTCTTGAAGACGCCAGTTTCCGGCACGAGCGCCGCTTTAGTCTCATGCTGTCAACACAAATACCACCCACGACTCGTAAATACAGATGTGTTCCACAACACTTTGCCTGCGCACGCACACACGTTAGTCGACATGGAGTAGTAGGGGGAGGGGTACCGTGGGCAGCCGGCGGGCGGGCAGCGAGCGGCGCAGCAGCCAGCCGCGCGCCGCCGCCTGGAACAGCACGGCCGCGGCGCGCAGGCGCACGAACCAGCGCCGCACGCGCCGCCCGCGCAGCCACGCCTGCACGCGCAGCGCCGCCTCCTGCCGCTGCACCAGCCACTGTCTGCAAGCACGCTGCGGGTTGGTGGGCGCGCTCCGcggggcggcggcgcggcgggcgacACCGTACCTGCAGTATCCCTGGATGACGACGGAGGCGCGCCGCAGCGCGAGGAAGCGCCGTCGCTCCAGCACGGCTCGAAACCAGCGCTGGATGGTAATAATTGAGGCCATAATTTGCTGATGTAGCCGGTACTCCAGCTTTGTCTGCTCACTCTCGCGCATGAAGATCTTCGTCGCACCTGAAACGTCCAACATTTTCGCGTGCATTTCGATCTTTCgctctataaattaataagcaataaaaaaatagtttacctAATTGATAATTATCCCTATCCAAATTTAACGTAGCCAGAAAGTGTCGGACGTCCGTCTGCGAGCTTAGCAATCCTTTGGGCAGAAGTATTCTGTACAATTGAATAAACTCCTCGTACGTGAGCCGCACATTGTAACCCGCCTGTCTGATCCGAACCGTCTCCAACATGCCGGTGTAACGCAGCTGTCGTTGGACCGTCTCCTCGTCGAAAACGTTTGGCACTTTGTCGCTGTTCGATTTTATACACCTACATCATAAGAAATAAGACTCAGAATTCGTTAGTCCGTGCGGATACATTGCGTATTAGGCGTATCGCAAGTACCTGATGAAGAAGGGGTTGGCTTGGTTGAGGGTCTCCATGAGCGCGGCGAGCGAGTGCTGGAACTGCGCGGCCACGGTGAGCGGCTGCTTGCGCTTGCCGGCGGGCGCGGCCGTGCGGCCCGCCAGCGTCTTCACGCTCTGCAGGTTCTTAAGGCCCTTCTTTGCGCGCTCCCGCGGTCGAAACGATTTGTTCTTCCTGTCGATCGACAGACTTTCAGAATTTTTAACGATACGGCGGAGGACTCCctttaccaaaaataaaacattcatgcGGCTAATATAACCCTGCTATACGATAGAAGCTAGTAGTCGGAGAATAAAAATTTActcatacataattatgtatatacatcttatgaaaaaattataaatattaaattgttccCTGTAAAACCAATCATTAAATAGGTGCAAagaaagttataaacaaaaagacCATCACCGTAACCGATCGACCCAACAAATTTTCCAAAATTCATCaaacaaaatcatttaataatcaaaagaaaaacaacaagTATTATTTCTTACGATAGGACTAAGATAAGCTACTCGAATAAACTAAGTAACTATTGAACATGCACCACATatgaatgataattatatttaatgtgtttaatgacaaaattcaaataaatccaGGCAAaagtttaaacattttctttcttCGAATAACTCCGTCCCATCTCCGAGATTTGTTTGATGAACGTAAGAGCGAGCGGGAAAGGGATAGAGAGCGGAGAGAGATAGAGAGTGTAGAGTAGAGAGTAGAGAGCAGAGAGCAGAGAGCTGCGGGAGAGGTCGGCGCGGGCAAGCGGCAAGCGTGCGCACGTACATGACGATGAGGCTGGCGCGCTGCAGCACGTCGGCGTCGTCGAAGCGCTCGTCGCGCTCGAGGCGGCGCGTGCGCGTCTCCGCGAGCCTGTAAGGTTTGCCCGCGACGCGCTGCTTGCTATCGGCCCGCGCCCTGCCCGCCCTGTCGCGGGTGGGGGGAAACAAGGCATCCGcggaaacaaaacaaaagtacaGTAACGGCGCGGGcggggcgggcggcgcggcgggtcGGCGCGGCCGTGCTTAGATGTGCGACGCGCGACGTGCGACGCGCGACGTGCGACCGCACGCTTCCGGAGCGTTCCGGAGCGGCGTGAACGGTCGCCGTTCTGCTTATCTTTAATTCTACGACGTTTCCATTGCGCGATAATTGTGAAATACATCTAGACACAGCCTCGTGAACGTAATATTAAGGATGATAAAAGTcgagagaaaaataaaaaaaacatcaatatcCATGCGTAAAGTGCACATAGAACTGAAAGCATGCCATAAACGGTGACTTACGCAATGCGGTTGATCGCAAGATTGATTGACGATACTGTCACCAGTTGGCTGAGCAACAAGACATTTTATTACGTCACATTACAGTATTAGCAAAGCTTATATGtaacatagtattatataattcgaGGTAAAATTAAACGATTTGGGAATATCAATATATAGAACATTTTCATGCCTCGTTCATGTTAATGGAACATATTTTTGCACTTAATTCTGTTAACTGTAGACAAGCAATTTCTTTTTACTATTGATGCAATTTTGAAACAATCACGTAagacatagattttaatttaacatcaacTGCGATTCTTACCTGATAATACTGTCATTCGGTGCATGTATAGATGCTCGCTGTACCCTAGAAGCCCCTTCGACCCTGTTTACCCGATGCCGTCTACCAGCTTCTAAGAAGGCAAAATACCCCCTGCAGTGAATAGAACGCATTAAAGAATTGTACTagtattattacttataaattacatacagaATTTATGTGTAAAtaccatttatataaatgaaaaaatatttatttacctaaagAAAGCTCGTACAATAGCCCATCGGAAGACAGCAACTGGATCTACACCCACTAATTCTCTCACAAACGCCAGAGAAGAATTCTTTAGAACGCTTACTATGTCCTGTCGCATTAAGTCTAAGTTCTTCTCGCGCATTGCTGTcacctaaaatataaaaaaatatatataatgatatcaaATAACATCTCAAAAATAAGTTACTCtaataacaaattgttttaaattgttttaaactaaataagtaCCAAACGTCctcaaaaaatgtttcattgctTAAGTTCCACTGTTAAGAAACTGCAGTGGAAAGTTTACTTTTAAGTGTATTTTTGCTTTACTCATATTTTATGCATGGCTATATATTAAGGCTACCTGATATTTAACCCTCCCTGCGTAATGTCGCACTACGAATGCGGGCTCTCGTCGCTGTGGTTTCTCATAAAAGGGATTGTCTTCATGCACAGAATTAAATTTTTGCAGGAGTGTCTCGTTTGTCGCCCACGGGAAACTGTAATAAAGGAACATATTCAACTTTAGCACTCGCAGTGTAGTCgcattaacatttatttctgatttttttttctgttagtaataaataattttagtcttTTAAGCGATTTTCGGCCACGGCAGCTTAAAGACTTTCTAAGCACAGCCTCATAGTACACGAGTCGGTCACGGAACCCACTTGCACTGGTCGTCCAGCAGACACAGCAGGCCGCCCGGCTTGCCCTCGATGAGCTGCAGACAGCCCGTGTTGTCGGAGAAGCCGATGTCCGTCCAGCGGATGCCCTCGCGCCGGTACTCCTCCTGCTCGTACTTGAACACGTGCTGGTTGAAGTAGTACTGCAGGTGCTCGTTCGCATAGTTGATGCAGAGCTGCTCGAAGCTGTTGCTGGGACCGAAGTCCTCGAAGCCGAATATGTCGAGGACGCCTGGAATGTTTACATTGATTCCTTCGTTACGATTTCAAAATCGATTATAATTCGGTACATAAAGTTATTGAGCAACAAAGACGGTTAAGTTTCGTCTACTCCTCCGCGATGGAGGAATTTAACGACTTTTTATACCCGTTAACTAttcttatattacattataataaattttattcaactatACATTTTACTGTCGAGATGGCTCAGGGACAGAACGCGTGATCCTAAAATGATGATTGCGGAATCAAACCCAAACAGAATTTTCATCTgcctaatttgtttttatcacATGCTCGCGAGTGAAGTGATAACATTGTAAGGaacatgtgactaatttcaatggaaattctgcctcatatgtatccaccaaactgcattggagcaacgtagtGTAATAAGCTCCAACATTTATCCTCGAGATgcgaggaggctttagcccagcagtggtaaatttacaatctgttacttaacttttatttttctttacattttgaATAGAGCACTAGGATTACCTATACTATGTCCTTGGTGTTCCCTGAGTGTATCTTTTTTTGAGAGCAACGCGTGATTGACCTGCATTACTATCCAGTCGAACAGAGCGCCGTACAGACATTTTGCCATCGCATCTCTCGTGGCAATCGCTTCTGGCAACCtggaatgttattaataatttgtcaatatttgtattttactgtTGCTTATGCATAAACTACAAATTATTGAGAGCAAAAATATATCAAGCATATATGTAATGttgtaaatcaaatatttgaagTTATAATCTCAAGGTTGTATCTTAAGGCCCTTAAGGTTTAAGAAATTAGCCATAAGTTATTGGTACAAACTGCGATGGTATCATTCGCCACCCTTAGTTTCTGACACGCAGGCGATCGAAACCGTTGTTCTGTCGAGTTCGTTGAACAAACATCTGCATGGTTTATTCAGAATAACCACAAACCTGGTTCGTTAATACGAACAACTGCGGTAAAATTAGACAGTAAATTAGAAGCCCTTAAACGTAGACATAATAAAATGCATTAGACATCTTAAGCATATATCGTGGCACTGCTGTTTATGTCTCttgtacatttaattattttgtactggAATACCGGAACATAAACCCTTGCTGACTGACATTAAAATTGTGTGGTTTAAAAGACATTTCCATTAAATATGTACTGGCTAGAGAGTATCATTGGCCATAGACACTAAAAAAGTATCCACATTGATATTTCATGAACTAAACATTGAACCGGATTAGAACAAAGTAGTTGAACAAGGTCCTGAACAGGACAAGAAGCCTTTTGTCAGCACTAAGACGTTTATAAGCTTTACATACCTATAATTAATGACAAGTGTCTCCCCAGAGGCTCTGGCTCGTTTGGATGTGAGCGCCGCGAGTAGGGTCTCCTGTTTAACTCGCAAAAGTGATGATATAAGTGATACCACTTCTGGGTTCCGCACTCCCACTGCTTCGTCATGATGGTAGGACTTCCTTTGAGGTTGAAACTCCACATTGcctgtttaagaaaataaaagtattagaaTATTGTGATCCCATTTACTTGAATTCAGTGGCACAGGGGTCGATGCTTTACAGCACTGCAAAAGCAATttctatgattaaattaataatgccaagtttattttagtaacataaacacaaaaatattttagattgacTCCATAAATTCTATCAAACAGGAAAATTTTCAAttgcattaattataaataaatttaatgacacTAAAAACAATACAgtactttattttatcaaattcataatatttttattaaatattcaaaagacaAAATCATACTAAAGGCAACCAGTTCAGCaacttattaaaacaatgagTTTTAAACCTTAATTTATCCTAATTAGCCATTTTTAttcaagaaatataaacatatatagaaATACGATGAATAAACAACAAGTTGAAGCAATGagacaaataaacatatatgcGTATGTTACttaaaactgtaattaaatttactaaggaaaatactatgaataatgaaaaatgtttttaaagtatttcaatttttaaaaaagttaagctGCATATGGATCTTGACTGATTGGTATAACATTTACCAAttgttaatgtattatattgttctaaaaataagtaatttagttaATTAGTTTATAGTCCTTAACTTAACTATATATGatacactattttaaataagaaaattaatttttgtgGTTAGTATTTAGATTGTATGGGCAGCAACCTCCTTGTTTCTTTTCTAGTTTGGTCAAATTACTGCATTTTAAGAACCCtagctttttattataaatataaattgaatctgcttctattttcaataaattaaaaataaaactcactaaatattttctatggAATATGAATGGAATATAATTGTCTGCATCTTGTTTTAagccatttttatttctttcctcattctaattcaattaatcaaaaaataaatacatatatcaataaatatatatattttacaaaatatttgtagcaatgatttcaatttattgtcgattttattgacatttttattttaaaaaccttttttagatatcataaaattatcaacAAGGGGTCTATTAACTGTCTGATAATATAGTTTGTATCTTATCACAATGTTATAACAACTTAGGATTAGCAATTTGAAAACTTTCACTAGTACTTATCatacattttatgataaaattatatatcatttatttgataataatttacataaagataaagaaaattaaaattatacaatattgttaaaagagacatatatatataataatgaaaatatactagatataatttatagatttttaaatttaccctTTGATTCTTAcacttttcttttttcaaatatcataGTGAGAAATCTGTGTTGAAATAATCATCCCTTAAACAGCGGATATAAGTAAGGCCAATAAGGTTTAACACTTACCTAAAAGGAGTACCGCAGAGAGAACAGCAAACAACCGCCGCTGCTTATCCAGTGTGAAACCAACCATGTCCATGGATTGTTTCAGACGTGAGAACTCATACTGTTCATCGACACCGGGCACTACACTACAACcagtttttgataaataattgtatttgtccACACTGAGCAGATGCAACTGTTCCTTTTCTTGTTCAGAAGCTCCCGCCAAGAGATAGTAAAACACATGATAGTTCCTTTCGTTTCGACCTTGACTACATATTCGGGATTTCTCTAGAAGATATTTCTGCACTACAGCACCGTGAACCATACCATTTTCCTTATAATTCACTTGTATAAATTTGCCAAACCGACTGGAGTTATTGTTATGAGCGGTTTTCGCATTACCGAAAGCCTCTAGCACTGGTCCtgcacttaatatagtttgttccACGCCACTTCCATGAGATCCTTTCTGACTGAGCGCGGTGAGATGATGGAGAAGAAAATTTGTACTCTCTGTTTTCCCTGAACCGCTTTCGCCACTTATCACAATACATTGATTCGTCCGCTCTCGCAGCATACAGTGGTACGCCGCGTCAGCGACTGCGAAGATGTGGGGAGGAAGGCTCGAGCCTATTCTCTTATTTTGATACAGCTTAACGTATTTTGGGTTGTAAATAGGATAGAACTTGAAGGGATTGAGGGCTATTAATATAGAGCCAACATATGTGTAGATATATCCAGCGGCGAATCGAGCCCTCAAGTTATCCAGGAGGGTCTGTTCGTTTAACTCTGGCAGCTGGCACAGGTCGGGATACTCCCGATCCTTCGGCTGATAAAGAAACCGCTGGAAGTAGTCCTTTATGAGTTGCGGGTCCACTGAGAAGTTTTCCATCCATGGTTCGTCGGGAATCTTTTCTCGCAGATAGAACCTGCACAAACAACATTGACATAAACTATTCTCACACATACAGAAACAAATTACAGACGTGAGATTTtacatttgtgttattttaaaatgtcgaatattataaatttaccaaAAGGCACTTTCAGAGTTCATGTTTACTGCGAGTAGCAAAAATTTCAGTTTGAATTTGATTGGCAGGATGGTTGTTATCACGCCGCGGCGGCGGCAGGAAGAGTGACTCACGCGCACCAACTATATCCCTAACCACTGTCGTAATACGGCCCTTCattaaatcaagtttatttcaaatacgATATTTAGTCGACGCACTAGTTTTTAGTTGCTGATATTATGGAATAATGAAAATAACCACTATCAAACCGAATTGCTatgcatacatattttaaatgaatattgagGATACGAgaacaaaattacaataattaaaatagacgcaaataattatatatgaatcactgtatgtacaattattattaagagcATTGTAGTCTACAAATAGCTGCTCAGTGACAGGATAATTTGAAATGAAGCAGAAAATATTATGGCAAGATTATATACATCATTTGAGTGAACATCGAAAATTGTCGTATCAGTCATTATTATATTGGAAGTAGTTTTTATGTCGAAGACTTGGACGGTGTTTTTTTATCGAATTTCGTCCAAAAATGGCGGCAATTAGgactatttattgtttaaatcagGGCAGAATGGTACTGTTCCcctatattttttgtaagacCAACTTTGGTTAAGTATTAATCTAATAAGTACAATAGtgagtatatttttcttttatgagatatacatatatatatttatatatatttgattaataaattaagaaatgaaAGCAAATATTTGTCTTGGACGCTTTATCAttatggtaataaaataaaagaagccGGAAGGCGCGTGATACATGAGCGAGCTATGTATCGCTGGTGATAAAAGGAAAAGACCTCAGAAATTTctggaatttattaaaatatttgtaaataatatacgtatatatgccgaggtggcctagtggttagaacgcgtgcatcttaaccgatgatttcgggttcaaacccaggcaggcaccacgtgaatcaataaagtttatatacatatatgacaaAGTACGACGCGATAGCgcgcttatataaataaataatacggtAAAAAagacgtttaatttaaaaataatcatttaatttttccttttaaCAACAATTCTTATTCGCgatgatataattattcaacACCAGATACATGCACAAACAAAGCAACTGAGAAAACCTAAGTCCATATCGTGTTCGAGTCTATTATAGGTAAAGACACCATTCACatattgaatgtaaataaatatgttagcaAGGTTATACCTGTAACGCTGTACTTCGATAATTACACAGCGGACCGGCTACTATGCATTGTTGCTAATTAAGTCGTAgaggaaaatatttatgataggATACATTTATTACATTCCGAacgtttctaattttattttgtaatctttTAACGACAAAATTATACGTCTTTTAGGTTCGATGACGAATgtttttttcaatgaaaaaaagTATGAAAGGCGAACTGATAAAGGATCGACTAGCAGTCTACCGTTTCCAATGCGTACGGAGCCATAGGACACGTAAtcgaaaattacaaataaatagaatagaacAAACGTGAATAATCTTTCCCTTGACATTTTcgcgattaaaaatattagtcagTTGTTTGTGAGGTATGTCAGTCATCGTCGCTGGGGCGATGTTTGTTTTCAAAGCATTACTGGAAATAAATGCCAACGTGCCGGCAGACGCTCTCGTTATAGAACGTGGAATATTTTCACgccaacaatatttatataaaacttcatGAAAGacgtctttataaatatttctaattttctaAGCTTCTAGAACATTAGTGGGATAGCATTTTGTATACCTGTAGTATTGACCGGAATTGTTGTTGGGCCACAACATCATGACTGCGACCGGCGATTCATTGGGTCCGAGACGCCTTTCCTTACATTCTCCGCTGACCATGTCTCCCACCACCtattttattgaacaataatttatataattaaaaattaagataaattcataacaaatgttaaataaaaaagtaattattaccactattgtttaaaaaattgatgctaattaatttttaacatacataCTAAGCTTACTTGAACTTTGCtgatattcaaaaattaataatagaatgctcataaaataaagacaatatattcatattttaggaTAGAGTTACAGACAGAAATTGGTACAACGATTGAAAAATAATGCGGAttcttaatactaataaataaactaatctaGAAATCCATTacttattaaacatttacaGTGAAATAAAACACTATCACAACATCTGTTAGGAAGTTATGTTAGTGTGGAATTCACACAAGTAGCTTCTAGTAATGCagcaaaaaattaattgatggtATTTATCATCAGTGACTAATCTTGTCTTACGCAGCGATTGTATTACTATTGTTTCTAGTAAAACATTAATAGTCTTGTTTGGGAATGACGAAGGTCAGATTTTGgattcaattatatttgttgCATTGTTCTTACTGCTTTTGATAAgagaagaatattattttaagaaaaactatCAGTAgacttgtataatataatttgttattatgaatattaataagtaaatttattatttaattctggTTCTATTTCATAAATCactaaaaacaattttcaaaagcaggattttttattacagactcATACAATGGACCGGTTGTATCTACACCATtaacagcaataaaataaacagaatagATTTGTATGAAATCTTCTACCACTTCCAAAACACATTAATTTTTTCATCATCAGCAGTCTTGTATCAGGATGTAAGTTCTCTTGTGTACCATATGAGAAATGCACATTTTCAAGAGTTGGATGGAATAGTCTTAATTAATCACCATCAGTACCTGATCACGCTAAACTAAGAAAGGAATGTGTACATACCTCTGCCAACTCATAAGGACCTCCCGATCCATCATTTAAGCTGAGTTTATCAGCAATGCAGCAAACTATCTCCTCAGAGCTTGTTTGCTTAGAGGCTTCTACTGACAAGGCTTCATATTGTGCAGAAAGTGCTCCTACAAATACctagaacaatatattttgaattataaaattgtattgagcATTGACCTTTGCAtgctttcattttaaatatattt
It encodes:
- the LOC113398720 gene encoding unconventional myosin-IXa-like isoform X3, whose protein sequence is MAHAENHRYIVQVFVGALSAQYEALSVEASKQTSSEEIVCCIADKLSLNDGSGGPYELAEVVGDMVSGECKERRLGPNESPVAVMMLWPNNNSGQYYRFYLREKIPDEPWMENFSVDPQLIKDYFQRFLYQPKDREYPDLCQLPELNEQTLLDNLRARFAAGYIYTYVGSILIALNPFKFYPIYNPKYVKLYQNKRIGSSLPPHIFAVADAAYHCMLRERTNQCIVISGESGSGKTESTNFLLHHLTALSQKGSHGSGVEQTILSAGPVLEAFGNAKTAHNNNSSRFGKFIQVNYKENGMVHGAVVQKYLLEKSRICSQGRNERNYHVFYYLLAGASEQEKEQLHLLSVDKYNYLSKTGCSVVPGVDEQYEFSRLKQSMDMVGFTLDKQRRLFAVLSAVLLLGNVEFQPQRKSYHHDEAVGVRNPEVVSLISSLLRVKQETLLAALTSKRARASGETLVINYRLPEAIATRDAMAKCLYGALFDWIVMQVNHALLSKKDTLREHQGHSIGVLDIFGFEDFGPSNSFEQLCINYANEHLQYYFNQHVFKYEQEEYRREGIRWTDIGFSDNTGCLQLIEGKPGGLLCLLDDQCNFPWATNETLLQKFNSVHEDNPFYEKPQRREPAFVVRHYAGRVKYQVTAMREKNLDLMRQDIVSVLKNSSLAFVRELVGVDPVAVFRWAIVRAFFRGYFAFLEAGRRHRVNRVEGASRVQRASIHAPNDSIISQLVTVSSINLAINRIAKNKSFRPRERAKKGLKNLQSVKTLAGRTAAPAGKRKQPLTVAAQFQHSLAALMETLNQANPFFIRCIKSNSDKVPNVFDEETVQRQLRYTGMLETVRIRQAGYNVRLTYEEFIQLYRILLPKGLLSSQTDVRHFLATLNLDRDNYQLGATKIFMRESEQTKLEYRLHQQIMASIITIQRWFRAVLERRRFLALRRASVVIQGYCRQWLVQRQEAALRVQAWLRGRRVRRWFVRLRAAAVLFQAAARGWLLRRSLPARRLPTHETKAALVPETGVFKKRPPSIEQLKNIIDIQLNMLIQEEAEKTRQLRATQSLPLASLEKKRDNILESSSAQTYNKRRVSKTQNITELPLKQSNPSLISQETNESSPDDSWNVNSNKYPQGIVAWPNKITAEDLANELLWLRIDQNYLMAEKNKIRERELAESIASSSEEYLRQVGDWSPAESSDTTKSGSRRTSPQVYQRSLSSTTLEPPVRTLHSLPPVRRDPRDQRESRDHRDSVPAIRTENSTEPASPPPPRAEGPPAPPVRAARRSPRRLPPDAAPLAALPALPADHLDIKRCASEAAGGEALRRRNSDPAPEPRAPAPDYIGHTGNGLFGIAGHRFRKGTRFAKGDKCVYCHQAIDAFITQGQRCIDCKQLYHTKCIQNKGVITMPCPSPVTVASRGRHKNRKRIMLNKDSPYSLTTDHSKGPVSSNFNLTGTSEFMDRTDKIISDATELQAMQNFITKKIYLMESSENEKQSEVDRVFKHALREFKDNLVATYSVVETRGSALKYKDLIGNFLHVMETVCAREGSTLSITMGVNAFRGFMDEFMSQHETDKARTKRKKDKKRKLSIRFQVDDPIQYKGHTFILSMINIPTECEICKTFFMWPIERSLICQTCKLASHKKCYMKVSTQCRKDSGTPSASIVGAVDAGGREQFGVLKRGKVFGIPLSELPTGEGNIPIVVDRLITTIEMTGLYTEGLYRKSGLSSKVRELRRLLDERPEEGVERLDAYAVHVRASVLKTFFRELPEPLLTFDLYDDFILAAEISDPQERVSSIFTILKKLPKPNYDLVERLIFHLARVALGENHNRMGPNALAIVFAPCILRTHKIQPAQDSLHDIARQTACLEAILIDKISNTRGTLEDIATLDKACETASNRLTIIRARSLAPRQEEQILEGHIHEIEKEKRNLTFNLPTLIRATSDDDLLSTTDHDGEFGSTDDVSTGASSLRSQRLLHRQLSSDDPIMV